The DNA window ccctcgatatcccagatcataggctccatgtccataaagtagcgaatgcgtGATTGactcagtcacgcatggcgcaattgggtgctgaatttaggagaaattatgttttgcgctcgaccgCACCTCCTgtgtattgcaggcgcatcgccaccaAATATGTCcgaagttaacaagtgagaaatgtgcatttttacttttttgacccgacccacccgcaatatttagaaaaaactactaggcctacccaaatccgcccgacccgcgggtaaacccgcggatatccgcgggtaacgGGCTGATCCGCGCATCACTACCAAGCATATATTTTTAAACCTAGTGGGTCACTGACTCGACAGTTGACAGAGGATGCATGTTATAACTTATCGataacataggctactgtaggcctacagtgtagCAATCAATTTATTCAGCAGGCACGAAAGCTGGAAGTTTGACAGTCAGTCTGTATGCACGTTATGCATGAACACAATAAATATGCCGGAGTTACACGTCTATTTGAAAAACGTTGTCATCTGTGAGAGCGAGAAGAGGAGTATACAATCGGCGGCACGTACTGCAGTCCGTGTAACGTCTTGTTTGAATGGAGTGGCGCCTTCAGCATTTGTAGGGCTGGGCTGGGTCTTTCGCTAGCGTTGTCGAAGCGTGTTGTTTCAACAGGTGCTACTCTTAGATTGCACCTGCACATATTTTAGCCTACAACTCACCGCTACATTTCTGTCTTTCAAGTGTTCGTTTTTTGCAAAAGAGAGAAACGTGAGTAACAAACTCATTTCAATTTCAGTAAGTGTGCTTGCCTTACttgataaaacaaaaaaagcctaCTTAGTTATATGCTCGTTACCGCTAAAAGTAGGCTTTTGaaattacagtagcctaggctaggcctaatgcGTTACCGCCAACCgaccgttcacctccgtgcgccccatgtcattcaaaagtTAAACATATTCGGgatagtagtaggcctactatgcAAAAACGTATGATGAtagtagtagcctataggctaactaagagattaacactttggcatgcttggcaaacatcagtcttgcacataatattgagctaaAGTTTTTAGTggaaaagtagcctatttaaaggcacagtctgcattttaatataggtCTCCATTAGTGTGTGCGCACTTGTAAAACTATGATGCCTAGCCTACACAAAGTAGTCTATAACAGTAAGGCCTACGATTTATTGTaggaggagaggtgtaggacatgttaccttggaaggagagggagtggtgcaattttaTTTTctatggaacttaaatatcaacaaccttcaagcaacctcttcaatcagcatcaatcaataggcctattgtacaggactagaggactgtaagggggcaggctatattatcatcaagtaggcctatactaaataatgtagtcaaaattagaactttatgttggtttaagttcaaacaaaacatggTATAAACtaagaaaatccatggttctacatcattgtaggcaaaatgatcatgatagcctacatatttcagtcaTCTGGTTTAGAGTAGGCCTAGCTTTGCTCCATTATAAATtagttttctttaggccttacagtatatagactatattgtaatatgcTATACTGTTTGAAACATGTATCTCAATTCATTAATAATTCTCATAAAAGTCTCATCAGATGTCGTCATTTAAGGgactattttttaaaaaaatgtctccCGGGGGGGCATGCCCCCGGACCCCCCTAGTAAATTACATTTTGTGAAGTGCACAGTGGCCAACACTAATACCTGAACTATACACTAGAGCAGCGGTTCacaattttttccccccacagccCACCTTCTACATCCTTACTTGGCGCTCACGTAACCCCACCTTCGACCATTGACACAAAATGGTGAGGGTACGCGGACGAGGGGGTGGTTGTTGGGAGGGTTGTCGTCGGTCCAATGGTGGGCCGGTCCaggagaaaaatgccaggtttttTCTGGCTGGGAATTTTGTTCCCAGTCCGACCCTGTTTTAGGCTGTTAGTTAATCAAAATAATATGTGTTCATGAACTGTAACAACAGGTAGCCTACAATATCCATATCCAGAAAGGATATTGTTCCAATTGGACTCGCAGGGACTCCCGGTCCCATCAGATGGCACTGTTGATGAGCGGTCAGAGCATAGCTATTGGTCATAGGGATGGTCGAAGTTTCTGTCTACCTGAATTTCAATGATCCCCGGCACACTGAAACACAGAGGAACATGTTGTTGGGCATTTAGCCCCactagacttttacggaaagaTTTATGCCTCACTTTGGCATAGAGGACACTggctggatctgctccctgctacTTAATTCAACAATCAAGATCTATGTCCCTAACGGTCTAGGAACTATCCCATGTTGTctttgtgggtgtgtttgcatttgcatttgtgcatgtgagtgtgtttgtatttgtgcgtgCGAGTGGCAGTCAGTCACTGTACACTAAGGCACCCTCATCAAAACGTTGAGAGAAGAAAAAtgtacacaacacaaataaaattAATGAATGGGAAATAAGTATGGTTTAcccatatactgtaatatataaTAAAATACTTTTGAAATAAGTATGGTTTACTCATATAATGTGTGGTGGCCTGTAAGTGTCTTTCAGCATCACTTTAAATGTGTTCCAACTTCATTTCAATATTTATTCAGTTACCGGTCAGTTACCCACTTCCTAGTTGTTGGATTCCGGCAATGTGAGAGTCTATGGAAGTGACTCTTCGTAATCTTGGTCCCCCTAAACTTTTCATAAATCATCAAATTCAAAactcttttcctcagtggttccatgttggtggattGAGTTGCCCACGTGCTCGCCATTCCTCTTGATAGTTTTGGGTCCTTCAAGAGGGCTCTAAAgtcatatctgttcaacatgcacttagtgTACCGGTATTAAGCGTTTCCTCCGTTATGGTTTGTACATTATAGTATTTAGttgttttcattaggctattgattgaattaACATTGCTATGTATAATTTTGCTATTCTCTATAATGTAgtattaccaacttttaaattgttcactgttaaactgAACTAttctattgttgttatttgtatgttgctttagacaaaagtgtctgctaaataccataaccatatatgCAGCCCTGTTTTTCAATAATCTACAGTTCAACGTTAATTAAATGTTGTAAATGAATGGAATACTCATGCAGAAGTGTGACCATGGATTTTTATTGAATGTATTTATGATGACTAGGGAAATTAAACTAAGAAATGATTAAAGTGGGTCGATGGGTCTGTCTAGTCCTCTTGGGCTTTGCAGCAGTTCAACTTTCGGAGGAAATGGAAAAACctacaaacaaaagaaaatgtttcaTAGTTATTGAAATATCAATAACTTTGAAGGTCTCTAAAAAGCTTTCTGTTGAGCTGACAGGTATTAGTTTACATTTTCCACATCGTCTTGTGTCAGTTCACCAGCGACTTCAAGTCCATGTACATTCTTCAGAGAGATCATGTTAACTGTTTTGTGTGGTTGCAATCTCACCTCTCTTTAATGCTTCTagtctttttcttctcctgctCTACCACGCTGTCACCTGCTGCTAGGGACTCAGTCTCAGAGGACCATGTGCTGGTAGCCTCTGAACTTTGATCAGCATCCAGAGTCACGTGCTCGGACACAGCActctgtgtcagagagagagagagagagagagggagagacagacagacagacagacaaaccgtAAGAGAGGAGCTTGACTGTCATTAGGTTGCTGCAATACGTTTCCTTCAGCTGCATGTTTACTGTCTGCAACTTCTGCCAGACATCAAAATGTGATGTCCAACATCTGTGTAGATTACATGAACATACACCATAAAACTCTATACCTATCCTGGGTTATGCTGGTGAAGATGTGGTTCTGATGATCTGAAGGTTCACTTACCTTTGTGGAATGCTCTGAAATACTTACGACCTCTAGCTCCTCTTTTTCAtatttgaatgaatggatgggaGGCAGAGGGGCAACTGGGTTGCAGAATGCTCTGCGAAGGCCTGGGTTCAGAGGGGGGAGCCTTGCTGGCAAATGGGCTACCTTGGATGCCAGAGGAGGTAGCTTGGATGGCAGAGGAGGGAGTTTTGATGGCAGAGCCAGTGTCACAGCATTCTATATTGTTGATAGAAAAATAGCATCTTAATTGACAACGCTACAAGGGTGATGACCTATTCCTATGACACTAATGTACCCACAATACAGTACCTCAGTTGAAATGGCAGGAGCTAGGGTGGTCTTCTCCTGGGGAGCCTCTTGCACAAGTATGTCAACAATGTCACTCTGCATTCACACCagccagacagagggagaatcAACAACTTCAAGTAGAGCTCCAAAGTGGTAGAAATGTGTAATACCTACGCATCCCCTATCATATCCAACTTGTGAGTGCAGTACTAAGAAATTATACACCATTAAGCAATTTAGACAGTAATATTTTGACATAGTAACTCACATTTTTCTTGTGCATTCCATTTTTTTCATCTGTTGCTTCCTTCCAGAGCTGAGAGACTCTGGCCAATGTGTCTGCGCTCTGCTGCTTAAACGTGGTGGCCAGGTGGGCATGTTGCTTCCTCCAAGCTTCAAGCTCCACgcagtcctcctcttcctctctctgattTTGCTGCTCGAGCTCTGCCATTCTGAAATGATCCAGGGTATGTATCATCCTGGGTAATTGAACAATGGCGTTCTTGAGCACTGCAGCAGCACTTCCTCCATTGTCCTCAGTGATGGAGATGTCCTTCTTTGCCTTCTtccatttctccatctctgtgaCTCTGGTCTGCCTACCCTCCAGCAGGAGAGACAGCTTAATATCTCTTTCCTCCTGTCTGCTCTTCATGGTCTTCATGAACTCTGTCCTCATGCCCTCAATGTTGACCATCAAAGCATTATGTTGAGCTGTGGCAGCATCCCGCACAGCCTTCAGAATCTCAGCCCTGAGGTCCAAATTAAGGCTTGGTGAGCCAAGAGTGACAAGGGCTCTATGAGTCAGGTCCTGCAAGTGAAATGTGAGGTGACCACTGATCAGTACTGTGATTCATTTCACATACCAACTTTATTCTCAGTTTTAAGATACTAATTTTCCCAGTCTTACCCCATCGATGTCCTCTGCACTGGATAGGATGTTTACCTGGGAGGTTGTTCTCTCTTTGGCAGCTGGTGATT is part of the Sardina pilchardus chromosome 22, fSarPil1.1, whole genome shotgun sequence genome and encodes:
- the LOC134070586 gene encoding uncharacterized protein LOC134070586 encodes the protein MAHANSKSPAAKERTTSQVNILSSAEDIDGDLTHRALVTLGSPSLNLDLRAEILKAVRDAATAQHNALMVNIEGMRTEFMKTMKSRQEERDIKLSLLLEGRQTRVTEMEKWKKAKKDISITEDNGGSAAAVLKNAIVQLPRMIHTLDHFRMAELEQQNQREEEEDCVELEAWRKQHAHLATTFKQQSADTLARVSQLWKEATDEKNGMHKKNSDIVDILVQEAPQEKTTLAPAISTENAVTLALPSKLPPLPSKLPPLASKVAHLPARLPPLNPGLRRAFCNPVAPLPPIHSFKYEKEELEVVSISEHSTKSAVSEHVTLDADQSSEATSTWSSETESLAAGDSVVEQEKKKTRSIKERFFHFLRKLNCCKAQED